From the genome of Triticum aestivum cultivar Chinese Spring chromosome 3B, IWGSC CS RefSeq v2.1, whole genome shotgun sequence, one region includes:
- the LOC123068399 gene encoding probable LRR receptor-like serine/threonine-protein kinase At3g47570, translated as MFPVFLLLLLLLRSASATTFSHWTDVDALLAFKASINNQRGGVLDAWNTSNTTTTFCHWPGVVCSQHSRVTALNLTSQGLGGIITPSIGNLTFLKTLDLSLNNLDGEIPPSIARLSHLRYLDLSNNSLHGNIHPGLNNCTSLENINLGANHFTGEISPWLGLGGLSSLKVIRLWNNNFTGTIPPSLTNLSALQNIDFTTNQLQGDIPEGLGRITSLNMIQLGQNRLSGIIPATFFNLSSLTGFNVAVNELHGKLPSNLGDRLPNLKYLLLGLNHFTGNLPASLVNATEIYTLELSSNNFTGRLPREIGMLCPDTLSLEVNQLTAATAKDWEFMTLLTNCTRLGTLDLYFNNLGGVLPSSVANLSAQLRELDVGYNQISGKIPFGISHLVGLNQLDLSNNRFTGSLPDDIGRLNLLQALYFENNLFTGYLPSSLGNLTRLVILPATGNKFEGPLPTSLGSLQEMTIADFSHNRFTGPLPKEIFNLSSLSNLLDLSDNYFFGPLPPQVGSLTNLAYLYVSRNNLSGPLPNELSNCQSLTELRLDHNSFNSSIPSSISKMQGLMLLNLTKNTLSGVIPQELGLMGGTGELYLGHNNLSGHIPESLENMTSLYRLDLSFNHLGGRVPSRGVFSNASGFLFGGNLGLCGGILELHLPPCPAESMGHGLRKHHFITTVVIPIIAGITLCVSFALVFFTMRKRSKARLTAVQGFQLMDDRYPRVTYAELVHGTSGFASDNLLGGGRYGSVYKCCLLLRNMMTTVAVKVFDLQQVGSSKIFIAECEALSKIRHRNLISFITCCSSSDTNQNDFKSIVFEFMPNGSLDGWIHMDVHASHQLQGMTLMQRLNIAVDVADALDYLHNSCEPPIIHCDLKLSNILLDEDLVAHVGDLGLAKILAEPAAEQLINSQSSVGIRGTIGYVAPEYGQGGQVSSCGDAYSFGIVILELFTGMAPTHDMFGDGLTLQKHVEDAIPGMLMQIADPVLLSIEEANANTVEHVSNAIFSVMKVALSCSKHNPTERMRIRDAAAAIHRIRDAHAH; from the exons ATGTTCCCCGTCTTTCTGTTGCTTCTTTTGCTTCTCCGGTCGGCATCGGCAACAACATTCAGCCACTGGACTGATGTGGATGCCTTGTTGGCATTCAAGGCAAGCATAAACAACCAGCGGGGTGGTGTTCTAGATGCATGGAACACAAGTAATACTACCACTACATTCTGCCACTGGCCTGGTGTGGTTTGCAGCCAGCACAGCAGGGTCACGGCGCTTAACCTCACTTCCCAGGGCCTTGGTGGCATAATCACGCCTTCCATTGGGAACCTCACATTCTTGAAAACTCTAGACCTCAGCCTCAACAATTTGGATGGTGAAATACCTCCATCAATTGCTCGTCTCTCTCATCTGCGATATCTTGACTTGTCCAACAACTCACTTCATGGTAATATACACCCTGGCTTGAACAATTGCACCAGTCTTGAAAACATCAACCTTGGAGCAAACCACTTCACCGGAGAAATTTCCCCTTGGCTTGGGCTTGGAGGATTGTCCAGTCTCAAGGTTATACGACTATGGAACAACAACTTCACTGGAACCATCCCGCCATCACTTACCAACCTCTCAGCACTGCAAAATATCGATTTCACAACAAACCAATTACAAGGTGACATCCCTGAGGGCCTTGGTAGGATCACTAGTCTCAACATGATTCAACTGGGTCAAAACCGCCTCTCAGGCATCATCCCTGCAACTTTCTTTAACCTTTCCTCTCTAACCGGTTTCAATGTGGCGGTCAATGAGTTGCATGGTAAACTTCCCTCAAACTTGGGGGATCGCCTCCCAAATCTCAAGTACCTATTACTCGGCTTGAACCACTTCACAGGAAACCTTCCGGCTTCTCTTGTCAATGCAACTGAGATTTATACCTTAGAACTGTCATCCAACAACTTCACCGGTAGATTGCCTCGAGAGATTGGAATGCTCTGCCCGGACACCCTCAGTCTAGAAGTGAATCAGCTAACGGCAGCTACTGCTAAGGACTGGGAGTTCATGACCTTGTTGACAAACTGCACACGTCTCGGTACACTTGACCTTTATTTCAACAATTTAGGTGGCGTGCTGCCAAGCTCTGTTGCCAACCTATCAGCACAACTCCGAGAGCTAGATGTTGGATACAATCAGATTTCTGGAAAGATACCATTTGGCATAAGCCATCTTGTTGGGTTAAATCAACTGGACCTCTCAAATAATCGTTTTACCGGTTCCTTGCCCGACGACATCGGGAGGCTAAATCTGCTCCAGGCTTTGTATTTCGAAAACAATCTATTCACAGGTTACTTGCCATCCTCCCTCGGGAACTTGACACGGCTAGTAATTCTTCCTGCAACCGGCAACAAGTTTGAGGGGCCGCTTCCAACAAGCCTAGGTAGCCTCCAGGAGATGACTATAGCAGACTTTTCACACAATAGGTTCACAGGTCCATTGCCTAAGGAGATCTTTAACCTGTCGTCTCTGTCAAATTTGCTAGACTTGTCTGACAATTACTTTTTTGGTCCTCTTCCACCACAAGTCGGCAGCCTGACAAACCTTGCATACCTATATGTATCGAGGAACAACTTATCAGGTCCCCTACCCAATGAACTTAGCAACTGCCAAAGCCTGACAGAACTCAGATTGGACCATAACTCCTTCAACAGTAGCATTCCCTCATCTATCAGCAAAATGCAAGGTCTGATGTTGCTAAATCTTACAAAGAACACACTCTCTGGTGTGATTCCTCAAGAGTTAGGGCTAATGGGTGGCACTGGAGAGTTGTATCTCGGACACAACAACCTTTCTGGCCATATCCCTGAAAGTTTGGAGAACATGACATCATTATACCGGTTAGACCTGTCATTCAACCATCTAGGTGGCAGAGTTCCATCACGGGGCGTGTTCAGTAATGCATCTGGGTTTTTGTTTGGTGGTAATTTGGGGCTTTGTGGTGGAATATTGGAGTTACATTTGCCCCCATGCCCGGCAGAATCCATGGGACATGGTTTGAGGAAACACCATTTCATCACTACAGTAGTTATCCCAATTATTGCTGGCATAACTCTGTGTGTGAGTTTCGCACTTGTTTTCTTCACAATGAGAAAGAGATCGAAAGCTCGATTGACAGCCGTACAAGGATTTCAACTGATGGATGACCGTTATCCAAGAGTTACTTATGCTGAACTAGTCCATGGAACAAGTGGCTTTGCTTCAGACAATCTATTGGGTGGAGGAAGGTATGGATCAGTGTACAAGTGCTGTTTGCTGCTAAGAAATATGATGACCACAGTAGCTGTAAAGGTTTTTGATCTTCAACAGGTTGGCTCTTCAAAAATCTTTATAGCTGAGTGTGAGGCACTTAGTAAGATCCGCCATCGTAATCTGATCAGCTTCATAACTTGTTGTTCGAGCTCTGACACGAACCAAAACGACTTCAAATCCATTGTGTTCGAGTTCATGCCTAATGGGAGCCTAGACGGGTGGATACACATGGATGTGCATGCATCACATCAACTCCAAGGCATGACATTGATGCAGAGATTGAATATCGCAGTGGATGTTGCTGATGCGCTTGACTATTTGCACAACAGCTGCGAACCACCAATAATTCACTGTGACTTGAAGCTGAGCAACATTCTTCTCGACGAGGATCTAGTCGCTCACGTCGGGGACTTGGGCCTCGCAAAGATTCTTGCTGAACCAGCCGCGGAGCAACTGATTAATTCACAGAGCTCGGTTGGAATACGAGGAACAATTGGATACGTCGCTCCAG AATACGGCCAAGGTGGTCAAGTTTCTTCATGCGGAGACGCATACAGCTTTGGAATTGTCATCCTCGAGTTGTTTACAGGGATGGCACCTACTCATGACATGTTCGGAGACGGGTTGACCTTGCAGAAGCATGTAGAGGATGCAATTCCAGGGATGCTAATGCAGATTGCTGATCCAGTCCTGCTGTCCATTGAAGAAGCTAACGCGAACACAGTGGAACATGTCAGCAATGCCATATTCTCCGTCATGAAGGTTGCGCTATCATGCAGCAAGCATAATCCGACAGAGAGAATGCGCATCAGAGACGCGGCTGCTGCGATTCACAGGATAAGGGATGCTCATGCACATTAA